In the genome of Vicia villosa cultivar HV-30 ecotype Madison, WI linkage group LG7, Vvil1.0, whole genome shotgun sequence, one region contains:
- the LOC131617414 gene encoding uncharacterized protein LOC131617414, with amino-acid sequence MPIHIQDPNRQPVKKMVIGDGSLERQQIAKNKSVESETSRSKEQSRRMEVVENDSREKHESNNMNQQQKRKTSGNDISRAKDQPRKMVVAEDESRARQQSARKKTKISPLCRSMLIGDFLKENGIDVEKEMENLIEEEENIVLEEQEQEENVDCEEDRETNGTTKKRTRGPTRCLKIYARPVKDRQEVTLDDFGEAVGPDNQTVTGLAYFLGTIARNADFCPLIYTNFKKLLKDETNPKRHNYRIWKYINTKFNIPERGRKGIYYRINDAWRRYKHSIKVNHFLKYSNMKDRLKNRPKSISEDHFTKLLAFWKSDHIQEISKKNAVNRSKQKFMHRVGPTNFARIRAKLRENKDGQEVTQAEMFIETRKSRKGKQVDEETQFAIDKLQESIEKSTEVGTQTFQSLFGKEKPSRVRCYGRTVTPSLLKKNEEISLMKMQYDGKICDMTQKMGAMEALLKSMYMQQNSHLSEEEVNEKMREVLHNDNIPTPRSSTSTYAPTHQKVRNGDDPDQDEQDEDLHNDDLQYDQDDDDLQYADDEDLQYDEDDEDLQHDEDDEDLLCDNFQDDDSHDPQPNLRDEDHH; translated from the exons ATGCCTATACATATTCAGGATCCAAATAGGCAACCCGTGAAAAAGATGGTAATTGGAGATGGGTCGTTGGAAAGACAACAAATTGCAAAAAACAAATCTGTTGAAAGTGAAACTTCAAGGTCAAAGGAACAATCTAGGAGAATGGAAGTTGTTGAAAATGACTCAAGGGAAAAACATGAAAGTAACAATATGAATcaacaacaaaaaaggaaaacATCTGGAAATGACATTTCAAGGGCAAAGGATCAACCAAGGAAAATGGTAGTGGCTGAAGATGAGTCAAGGGCAAGACAACAAAGTGCTCGCAAGAAGACAAAAATAAGTCCTTTGTGCCGATCAATGTTAATCGGTGACTTTCTTAAAGAAAATGGAATAGATGTTGAAAAAGAGATGGAAAATTTAATTGAAGAGGAGGAGAACATTGTTttggaagaacaagaacaagaagaaaaTGTGGATTGTGAGGAAGACAGAGAAACAAATG GGACAACTAAGAAAAGAACACGGGGACCAACGCGTTGTTTAAAAATATACGCAAGACCTGTCAAAGACCGTCAAGAAGTTACTCTAGACGACTTTGGAGAGGCAGTTGGACCTGATAACCAAACAGTTACTGGCTTAGCCTATTTCCTCGGAACTATAGCAAGGAATGCGGATTTTTGTCCTTTGATCTatacaaatttcaaaaaattgctTAAAGATGAAACAAATCCTAAGCGTCATAATTATCGTATTTGGAAATATATAAAT ACGAAGTTCAACATTCCTGAGAGAGGAAGAAAAGGAATATATTATCGAATAAACGATGCTTGGAGACGCTACAAACACTCTATCAAGgtaaatcattttctaaagtacTCTAATATGAAGGATAGATTAAAGAACCGTCCAAAGAGCATATCTGAAGATCATTTCACGAAACTGCTAGCGTTTTGGAAAAGTGATCACATTCAA gaAATAAGCAAAAAGAATGCAGTTAATAGGAGCAAGCAAAAGTTTATGCATCGTGTAGGACCGACAAATTTTGCTAGAATTCGTGCTAAATTG CGGGAAaacaaggatggacaagaagtcaCTCAAGCTGAGATGTTTATTGAAACTCGAAAAAGTCGCAAGGGAAAACAAGTGGATGAGGAAACCCAATTTGCGATT GATAAACTTCAAGAATCTATTGAAAAATCAACTGAAGTTGGAACACAAACATTTCAATCACTGTTTGGAAAAGAAAAGCCTAGTAGAGTGAGATGCTATGGTAGAACTGTCACACCATCattgttgaaaaaaaatgaagaaatttcTTTAATGAAAATGCAATATGATGGTAAAATTTGTGACATGACGCAAAAGATGGGAGCAATGGAGGCACTCTtgaaaagcatgtatatgcaacAAAATTCACATTTAAGTGAAGAGGAAGTAAATGAAAAGATGAGAGAAGTTTTACACAATGATAATATTCCAACACCACGCTCGTCGACATCAACCTATGCTCCTACTCATCAAAAG GTTAGAAACGGAGATGATCCTGATCAAGATGAACAAGATGAAGATCTCCATAATGACGATCTTCAATATGATCAAGATGATGATGATCTTCAATATGCTGATGACGAGGATCTTCAATATGATGAAGATGACGAGGATCTTCAACATGATGAAGATGACGAGGATCTTCTTTGTGACAATTTTCAAGATGATGATTCTCATGATCCTCAACCCAATTTACGTGACGAAGACCATCATTGA